From a region of the Triticum aestivum cultivar Chinese Spring chromosome 7D, IWGSC CS RefSeq v2.1, whole genome shotgun sequence genome:
- the LOC123165163 gene encoding external alternative NAD(P)H-ubiquinone oxidoreductase B1, mitochondrial, translating into MGFSFFASRAAARFLQDIRRPSSAGVSTAALLLTAASGGGIVAYADSARAEEAPEPPPRKKKVVVLGTGWAGTSFLKNLDSSRYEVKVISPRNYFAFTPLLPSVTCGTVEARSVVEPIRRMFEKKGKDVAYYEAECFKIDPTKKAVHCRSAVGTNLDGNGDFMLDYDYLVVALGATVNTFNTPGVMEHCHFLKEVEDAQKIRKSVIDCFERASIPNISEEEKRKILHFVIIGGGPTGVEFAAELHDFLVEDLVKLYPAIAQFVKITIIQSGEHILNTFDQRIAVFAESKFQRDGIELSTGFRVIKVSDDSITVKCKSSGVETLVPYGMAIWSAGIGTRPVITDFMNQVGQGKRRALATNEWLRVPECDSVYAIGDCSSISQRKIMEDISTIFKVADKDNSGTLTLKEINDVLEDICIRYPQVELYMKSMHMVDIADLIKGGVGDSNKESMVVNIEEFKKALCHVDSQVKTVPATAQVAAQQGYYLADCFNKKDHCVEHPEGPLRLTGSGEGHHNFRPFRYKHLGQFAPLGGEQAAAELPGDWVSMGHSTQWLWYSVYASKQVSWRTRVLVVSDWTRRFIFGRDSSRI; encoded by the exons ATGGGCTTCTCCTTCTTCGCCTCTCGCGCTGCCGCCAGGTTCCTGCAGGACATCCGGCGCCCCTCCTCCGCCGGCGTCTCCACCGCGGCGCTCCTCCTCACGGCCGCCAG CGGCGGAGGCATCGTGGCCTATGCCGATTCCGCCAGGGCGGAGGAGGCTCCGGAGCCACCGCCcaggaagaagaaggtggtggttcTCGGCACCGGCTGGGCCGGCACCTCCTTCCTCAAGAACCTCGACTCCTCCCGCTACGAGGTGAAGGTCATCTCGCCCCGTAACTACTTCGCGTTCACGCCCCTGCTCCCCAGCGTCACCTGCGGGACCGTGGAGGCGCGCAGCGTCGTCGAGCCGATACGGAGGATGTTCGAGAAG AAGGGGAAGGATGTCGCGTATTATGAAGCAGAGTGCTTCAAGATCGATCCGACGAAGAAAGCCGTCCACTGCCGCTCTGCCGTTGGGACTAATTTGGATGGGAATGGCGATTTCATGCTTGATTATGATTACCTGGTCGTCGCTCTTGGGGCTACTGTCAATACATTTAACACTCCTGGCGTGATGGAGCATTGCCACTTTCTGAAG GAAGTGGAGGATGCCCAGAAGATTCGGAAGAGTGTGATAGACTGCTTTGAAAGGGCGTCAATTCCTAACATCAGCGAAGAGGAGAAAAGGAAGATCCTTCACTTTGTGATTATTGGTGGTGGACCTACTGGGGTTGAATTTGCTGCGGAGTTGCATGATTTTCTTGTCGAAGATCTGGTGAAGCTGTATCCTGCAATTGCACAATTTGTGAAGATAACAATTATTCAATCAGGAGAACATATATTGAATAC GTTTGACCAAAGGATAGCTGTGTTTGCTGAATCAAAGTTCCAAAGAGATGGCATCGAGTTGAGTACAGGATTCAGAGTGATAAAGGTCTCCGATGATTCAATTACAGTGAAGTGCAAATCATCTGGTGTAGAAACATTGGTGCCGTATGGAATGGCTATTTGGTCTGCGGGTATTGGTACTCGCCCCGTCATTACAGACTTCATGAATCAAGTTGGTCAG GGCAAACGACGTGCCTTGGCAACTAATGAATGGTTAAGAGTTCCTGAGTGTGATAGTGTCTATGCAATTGGTGACTGTTCTTCAATAAGTCAAAGGAAAATAATG GAGGACATTTCAACAATATTTAAAGTAGCAGACAAGGATAACTCTGGCACCTTGACACTGAAAGAAATAAACGATGTTCTAGAAGATATTTGTATAAGATACCCTCAAGTAGAACTGTATATGAAAAGTATGCACATGGTCGACATTGCTGATTTGATAAAAGGTGGCGTAGGTGATTCCAACAAGGAGTCGATGGTGGTTAACATAGAGGAGTTCAAAAAAGCTCTGTGTCATGTCGACTCCCAAGTTAAAACTGTTCCGGCGACTGCTCAG GTTGCTGCGCAACAAGGGTATTATCTTGCTGACTGCTTTAACAAAAAGGATCACTGCGTAGAGCATCCAGAAGGTCCGTTGCGCCTGACGGGGTCAGGGGAGGGGCATCACAATTTCCGCCCATTCCG GTACAAGCATCTTGGGCAATTCGCGCCCTTGGGCGGGGAGCAAGCCGCGGCAGAGCTCCCGGGCGACTGGGTCTCCATGGGCCACAGCACCCAGTGGCTTTGGTACTCGGTGTACGCAAG CAAGCAGGTGAGCTGGCGCACTCGGGTCCTGGTGGTATCCGACTGGACCCGGAGGTTCATATTCGGGAGGGACTCGAGCCGGATCTAG